The Acidimicrobiales bacterium genome has a window encoding:
- a CDS encoding ABC transporter ATP-binding protein: protein MESPLRPTAGGGAALRADGVCVHFAGVRAVDEVDLEFRQGEILGLIGPNGAGKTTLVNALTGFQPLTAGSVGLDGIDVSRWPADRLARNGVTRTFQGVRLFADLSVRENVEVAALGSGVNTREARGRADDLLELLELVALSDRLAGELPYGAERRVGIARALATAPNLVMLDEPAAGLNEEESDDLLGRLETVRAELGCGLLVIEHDMRLVMRLCDRLHVLDYGRTIFQGLAAEARRDSRVIEAYLGPDDEGDDA from the coding sequence ATGGAGTCGCCCCTCCGCCCCACAGCGGGCGGAGGGGCGGCCCTGCGAGCCGATGGAGTCTGCGTCCACTTCGCAGGGGTCAGGGCCGTCGACGAGGTCGACCTCGAGTTCCGGCAGGGAGAGATCCTCGGTCTCATCGGTCCCAACGGGGCGGGCAAGACCACCCTCGTCAACGCCCTTACGGGCTTCCAACCCCTCACCGCCGGTTCGGTGGGTCTCGACGGCATCGACGTGTCGAGATGGCCGGCCGACCGGCTGGCTCGCAACGGCGTCACGCGAACCTTCCAGGGCGTTCGCCTCTTCGCCGATCTCTCCGTGAGAGAGAACGTCGAGGTCGCCGCCCTCGGTTCGGGCGTCAACACACGCGAAGCCCGGGGCCGTGCCGACGACCTCCTCGAACTGCTCGAACTGGTCGCGCTGTCGGACCGTCTCGCCGGCGAGTTGCCCTACGGTGCGGAACGGCGCGTCGGTATCGCCCGGGCGCTAGCCACGGCACCGAACCTCGTGATGCTCGACGAGCCCGCCGCGGGCCTCAACGAGGAGGAGAGCGATGACCTCCTCGGTCGCCTGGAGACCGTGCGGGCCGAACTCGGCTGTGGCCTCCTCGTGATCGAACACGACATGCGCCTGGTGATGCGACTCTGCGACAGGCTCCACGTGCTCGACTACGGCCGGACGATCTTCCAGGGCCTCGCGGCCGAGGCCCGCCGGGACTCCCGGGTGATCGAGGCATACCTCGGCCCCGACGACGAGGGCGACGACGCATGA
- a CDS encoding ABC transporter substrate-binding protein: MRKLLALLLVLALIAAACGDDDDTAAGDDGADTPSDDGTEEPADDGTEEPADDGSEEPMDDEPFVFGAAIAESGGFELYDSEVMKGMEYAIEQVNAAGGINGRMAELMIADHMTDVTQVEAVTESLIADGADLIVTTADYDFGAAAALAAANAGLISMGGAGAPEFGYEGLGDLHFNVYQGTPTEGAAAAEWGYNTKGWSNAFLLVDTSIEYSTSLCDFFEEVWTGLGGSIAGRETFLNSDASINSQVSSIAASDADVLIACSYPPGGASAIRQIRTGGIDLPIIGGAGYDGTFWLESTPDLSDFYYPTMVSSAGDDPNADVNTFLEFVDPAGGAIYALFGQQIVEIVARAAEMADSTDTEALASAIESFTDEPTLVGPTTFTDTCHIPLGRNMAIVEIQGGVPSFVEYVTPSLVPDSAC, translated from the coding sequence ATGAGGAAGCTGCTTGCACTGCTGCTCGTGCTCGCGCTCATCGCCGCAGCATGCGGAGATGACGACGACACGGCCGCCGGCGACGACGGGGCGGACACGCCCAGCGACGACGGCACGGAAGAACCGGCCGACGACGGCACCGAGGAACCGGCCGACGACGGGTCCGAGGAGCCGATGGATGACGAGCCGTTCGTCTTCGGCGCGGCAATCGCCGAGTCCGGTGGCTTCGAGCTCTACGACAGCGAAGTCATGAAGGGCATGGAGTACGCCATCGAGCAGGTCAACGCCGCGGGCGGCATCAACGGTCGGATGGCCGAGCTCATGATCGCCGACCACATGACCGACGTCACCCAGGTGGAGGCGGTCACCGAGAGCCTCATCGCCGACGGTGCCGATCTGATCGTCACGACCGCGGACTACGACTTCGGTGCCGCGGCGGCACTGGCTGCGGCGAACGCCGGGCTCATCTCGATGGGTGGCGCCGGCGCGCCGGAGTTCGGGTACGAGGGTCTGGGCGACCTTCACTTCAACGTCTACCAGGGCACCCCCACCGAGGGCGCTGCAGCGGCCGAATGGGGCTACAACACCAAGGGCTGGTCCAACGCATTCCTCCTCGTCGACACGAGCATCGAGTATTCCACCTCGCTGTGCGACTTCTTCGAAGAGGTCTGGACCGGACTCGGCGGCTCGATCGCCGGTCGTGAGACGTTCCTCAACTCCGACGCGTCCATCAACTCCCAGGTGAGCTCGATCGCCGCATCCGATGCCGACGTGCTCATCGCATGCTCGTACCCGCCGGGTGGGGCGAGCGCCATCCGTCAGATCCGCACAGGCGGCATCGACCTTCCGATCATCGGCGGCGCCGGCTACGACGGGACCTTCTGGCTCGAGTCCACCCCGGACCTGTCGGACTTCTACTACCCGACGATGGTCTCGTCGGCCGGTGACGACCCGAACGCGGATGTGAATACGTTCCTCGAGTTCGTCGACCCGGCTGGCGGGGCGATCTACGCGCTGTTCGGCCAGCAGATCGTCGAGATCGTGGCGCGCGCCGCCGAGATGGCCGATTCCACGGACACCGAGGCGCTGGCAAGCGCCATCGAGAGCTTCACCGACGAGCCGACCCTGGTCGGTCCGACGACCTTCACCGACACCTGTCACATCCCGCTCGGCCGCAACATGGCGATCGTCGAGATTCAGGGCGGCGTCCCGTCGTTCGTCGAGTACGTGACACCGAGCCTCGTCCCCGACTCGGCCTGTTGA
- a CDS encoding creatininase family protein: MDARRWGRDATPELAGGALDGVVGLLPVGATEQHGPHLPTATDSIIAEHLCVATASAVPDTIVLPTITFGASAGHGRLLAGTIGVTGAQLADLVVTIATEAARSGLRRILAVNAHFGNGAALDLARDHIRLERPDLRFGVIHWWTLGAELTAEMTADGADVHANRAETSVMMAIAPETVHLDRVADADDPDRTDGLVFGYTAASLSTNGVTGRPSEATAELGDRLVGLAVTQLVDVVARAKTEEPPLSDHRPRGA; encoded by the coding sequence ATGGACGCACGACGCTGGGGACGCGACGCCACACCGGAGCTCGCCGGTGGCGCCCTCGACGGGGTGGTCGGCCTGCTGCCGGTGGGGGCGACCGAACAACACGGACCACATCTGCCGACGGCGACCGACTCGATCATCGCTGAGCACCTGTGTGTGGCCACGGCTTCGGCGGTGCCGGACACGATCGTGTTGCCGACGATCACCTTCGGGGCGAGCGCGGGACATGGTCGGCTGCTCGCCGGGACGATCGGCGTGACCGGAGCACAACTCGCGGACCTCGTCGTGACGATTGCGACGGAGGCGGCCCGCTCGGGGCTGCGGCGGATCCTCGCGGTCAACGCACACTTCGGGAACGGCGCGGCCCTGGACCTCGCCCGGGACCACATCCGCCTCGAGCGTCCAGATCTGCGGTTCGGCGTCATCCACTGGTGGACCCTGGGCGCCGAGCTCACAGCGGAGATGACCGCCGACGGTGCCGACGTCCACGCCAACCGGGCCGAGACCTCCGTGATGATGGCGATCGCACCTGAGACGGTGCATCTCGACCGCGTCGCCGACGCCGACGATCCGGACCGCACCGACGGTCTCGTGTTCGGCTACACGGCTGCGTCGCTGTCGACGAACGGCGTCACAGGGCGGCCGTCGGAGGCGACCGCCGAGCTCGGTGACCGCCTGGTCGGGCTGGCGGTCACGCAGCTCGTCGACGTCGTGGCCCGGGCGAAGACCGAAGAACCCCCTCTGTCGGATCACCGTCCCCGAGGGGCGTGA
- a CDS encoding aminotransferase class V-fold PLP-dependent enzyme: MIPAQRHLFDIPDGVAYLNCAYMAPLSYAVVEAARSGAERKARPWELVPDDFFSGPEAARGLFARIIHARADDVALIPAASYGLAVAARNLPVGGGQSIVVLAEQFPSNVYVWQEVAAAAGARLVTVPRPRDGGITSAVTSAIDERTAVVAVPHCHWADGALLDLEEVTRCCRATGSSLVLDVTQSVGALPIDVEALAPDFLVAAAYKWLLGPYSAGFMYVAPHRQAGKPIEFNWISRSDSADFRRLVDYRDGYQPGARRFDVGESANFHTIPALVAALELVLEWGVDEIAATIAARNAEIARWANGFGLTCLDGDERAGHILGISLSDGIPADLVEYLATANVYVSVRGQTLRISPHVYNTGADIDQLIHTLEEALG; this comes from the coding sequence ATGATTCCCGCTCAGCGACATCTCTTCGACATACCCGACGGCGTCGCCTACCTGAACTGTGCCTACATGGCTCCGCTCTCTTACGCCGTGGTGGAGGCAGCGCGCAGCGGAGCTGAGCGCAAGGCGCGGCCATGGGAACTCGTACCAGACGATTTCTTCTCTGGGCCAGAGGCAGCTCGGGGACTATTCGCCCGCATCATCCATGCCCGTGCCGATGACGTCGCGCTGATCCCGGCAGCGAGCTATGGCCTGGCGGTCGCCGCCCGGAATCTCCCAGTTGGTGGCGGCCAGTCGATCGTGGTGCTCGCGGAGCAGTTCCCGTCCAACGTGTACGTATGGCAGGAGGTGGCGGCCGCGGCCGGTGCCCGGCTGGTGACCGTGCCCCGCCCTCGCGACGGTGGCATCACCTCTGCAGTCACCTCCGCGATCGACGAGCGGACGGCGGTGGTCGCGGTGCCGCACTGCCACTGGGCGGATGGAGCTCTGCTCGATCTGGAGGAGGTCACGCGTTGCTGCAGGGCGACGGGGTCGAGCCTCGTCCTCGATGTCACGCAGTCCGTCGGCGCGCTCCCGATCGATGTCGAGGCGCTCGCGCCCGATTTTCTGGTGGCCGCGGCGTACAAGTGGCTCCTCGGTCCCTATAGCGCGGGATTCATGTACGTGGCGCCCCATCGCCAGGCGGGCAAACCCATCGAGTTCAACTGGATTTCCCGCAGTGACAGCGCAGACTTCAGACGTCTGGTCGACTACCGCGATGGCTACCAACCGGGCGCTCGTCGCTTCGATGTCGGGGAGTCGGCGAACTTCCACACGATTCCGGCACTGGTTGCGGCGCTGGAGCTGGTCCTCGAGTGGGGGGTGGACGAGATCGCGGCGACGATCGCGGCCCGCAACGCTGAGATCGCCCGGTGGGCCAATGGCTTCGGACTGACTTGCCTCGACGGGGACGAGCGCGCTGGACACATCCTCGGCATCTCCCTCAGCGACGGAATTCCAGCCGATCTGGTCGAGTACCTCGCGACGGCCAACGTGTACGTGAGCGTTCGCGGCCAGACCCTCCGAATCTCACCGCACGTCTACAACACCGGCGCCGACATCGACCAGCTCATTCACACGCTCGAGGAGGCGCTGGGCTGA